The Bdellovibrio bacteriovorus W nucleotide sequence AATCAAGTGGTGGGGAAGCCTATTCGCTATAAGAACATCGTCTACTTCTTCGATGGCGTGCATATTGAACACGGACATATGCACGAGGCAGCCAATCGCATGGATCCTAAAAAGTTCTTTTTGAAGAAAGATCTGGTAGAGCCCATTTTGAATTTACCTTTTGGGTCACACTTCTTCCTAGAAGTCGTGCTGAAGATCAAAGAGCACTATCCTCATGTGGATAAGATTCGTCCTTTCGGGCGCATGGTGCGTTGGGCGTTATTTAACGAAACGCTTGTTATTGTTAAAGCCTTCTTCATGGCTCTTGGTTACTTTATCAAGAGTTCGTTCGTAAAAGACCCTCGCAGAAATTGGCCTTTGAAAAGAATTATCCAAGTTATCGCTGAAAGTGCCATTTTTCCAGATTTGAGCGAGTCGGCGAGGAAGATTCTCTCTGATGAGCGCGTCCACACCGTTGTGTTTGGGCATACGCATGTATACCAATATCGTCAGTGGTCAGAAAATAAAGAGTATTTTAATACAGGAACATGGACGGAGATCACTTCTTTAGATATTGTCTCTTTGGGGAAAATTACGAAATTGACCTATGTGTTGATTGAATATCCAGAAGACGGGGGCCGCCCTCGTGGTCGCTTGAAGGAATGGAAAGGATATCATCGCATAGAGGAAGATGTGGCTATTTCCTAGAATGGATTTCACGACATGTTAAAGATTACTCAAGCTCACCATCAGCTTCAACCGGCCATTGTGGACAAGTCCCAAGAGGCTCTGAAGATCTTTTTGCAGCGTAAAGATATCGGCTTTCCTTATTTGGTCGAGCGAATCAACTTATGGCAGCAATCTCATAAGCTTGGAAAGCAATTAGCTGAAAAATATAAAAAGATGGTGATCGTGGGATCTGGTGGAAGTTCACTAGGAACTCGAGTTATTGGTGAAGTTTTCCATGCAAAGAATTTATTCTTTTTAGATAATGTTGATGCTCTTGAGTTTGAAACTTTGATCGAAGAGTTAGGGGACCTTAAAGAAGTCGTTTGGGCTTTTGTTTCAAAAAGTGGAACTACCATTGAAACACTTTGTGCACATGAGTTTTTAAACCAGATCTATCAAGATGAAATGTTAGAGTTATCAGACTACAGCATTGTGATCTCAGAAAATAAAGACAACACGCTGACAAAATGGGCAAAGGCCCACGATGTGCCGACGGCAGAGATCCCAGTAGATGTTGGGGGGCGTTTTTCAGTCCTTTCTCCTGTGGGCATGGTGCCTGCGGCATTCTTAGGGTTAGATTTAGAAAAGTTCCGTCTAGGAGCTGCTGAAGCCCTTCACGAGACAGCTCTTGTTACGCAGATGATCGCGCAAAGCATGCAAAGTTTTGAACGCAATGAGTGGATCACACTCTTGTGGACTTATAATTCTCGTATGCGTACTTTTGGCGGTTGGTTCCAGCAGCTCTGGGCCGAGTCCCTTGGTAAATCCAAAGATCGAACAGCTAAAGTGGCTCCGCGTGCGAGCACCCCAGTTACTGCCATCGGAGCTTGTGATCAGCACTCTATTCTGCAGCAAGTGATGGAGGGCGCTAAAGATAAGTTCGTTATCTTTCAGCGCATTGAGGAGTCCGAAACTGGTTCTTTGCGTTTGCGCCACACTCATTTCACAGAGACGAGTTCCTTAGCAGAGCGAACCATGGGGGAGCTTTTAAAAGCTGAGGCTGTATCAACTCAAGAAGCTCTTTCTCAGAATGGGATCTCAACCATGACCTTACTGACAAAGGTCTTAGACGAAAAAAGTTTGGGTTTTTTGTTTATGTTTTGGCAACTTGTGGTTGCTGGATTGGGTGAGTCCCTGAATATCGATGCGTTTGACCAACCTGGTGTAGAGCTAGGCAAGAGACTAGCGAAAGAGAAATTGAAAAAAGCCTGATTGTCATTTTTCGCAATCGGGCTCATACTATTTAGCATGGTCACGAGCGATGATAATTCCAATGATATTTTAGAAAAAACGAGCATTGTTGCGAGCGATACCTTTAAAGGTCGCCTTAAAGAAGCTGATGAAGCTCCTCCCGCAATTGTTGTTCTGATCGGTCCTCCGGGATACGTGGGGAAACAATACCCAATTACAGCCAGTGATATCGTTATTGGTCGCTCTGTTGAGAGCCAAGTTTATATTGATGATAAAAGCTTGAGTCGTTCTCATGCGAAGTTTGCAGTAATAGGCAGTGAAGTGTCTGTGATAGATCTTGGTTCAACCAATAAAACGGTTGTGAATGGTCAAGTGATCCCGCCATTGGCTTCGTGTTTATTAAAAAACAACGATCAAATTAAAACGGGCAATGTCATTTTCAAATTCCTTGAAAGAGGAAGCGTTGAGTTGATGATGAATGCGGCGATGTACGAAAGAGCGTCGAAAGATGCTTTGACGGGCGCGCACTCAAAAGGGGCGTTGATTGAAAAAGGCCCAGAGGCGATGAAACGCGCCGAAGTTCTTAACGAGCCATTGAGCCTTGTGACGTTTGATATCGATCATTTTAAAAAAATCAACGATACCCATGGGCATCCTGCGGGTGACTATGTTCTAAAAGAGCTTTGCCACGTTGTTATTACTAAGCTGATTCGTTCAAATGACTTCTTCTCTCGTTATGGTGGAGAAGAGTTCGTCCTATTGCTTTCGGGTTCTCCTTTAAAAATTGCAGGAGATGTCGGTGAGCGGATTCGCCAAACGATTGAGTCCCATGAGTTTGTCTTTGATGGCAAAAAAATTCCTGTGACAATTTCTGTGGGTGTAGCTGGCAAGCTTGCGCAAGAAACAGAGTGGACACAAATTTATGAGAGAGCCGATCGAGCACTCTACCAATCCAAACAAGGTGGCCGTAATCGCGTCACGGTTGTAAGTTAAAGTTTATAGACTTTTAGAAACGAATACAAAAGGCTCTATTATCAGAGCCTTTTTCTATTCTAGTTTATACTCACCAATCCCCTGACATCCGTTGTAGATAACAGGAAATACAAGGCGATCTGGCAGAAGAGAGTCTGCGGGCTTAAAGAGCATTGCATATCCATTGCAGCGAAACCCAGCAGGCATGGGAAGACGTTCAGAGACGCTTGGACCTATAGAATAAGTCCTCATCAATTCTCCGGTATTCGCGCAGCTATACACATAGTCTTTATAGACATAGAAGCTGTTCGACGGATGATCTAAGAAAGCCACTTTTTGAAAAGAGCCCCCGGCCTTAATTCTATAAAGAGTCGTCGGTGCATTCCCTACTTTGCCGAATGACGACGAGCCTGTGACAATCCATGAATCGGAGGTCGAATCAAACTGAGCCTTCGGTGAGCTTCCTAAGCCATATCCCCAAAGAGGAGTATTTATTCCAAGAGCGCCATCCACGAAATCTATATTAGTGTTTGGGCCTCCGTTACCAATAGTATGGCGAACATAACTTGATGCCCCAGGAAAATTAGTCATTTCTTTAGTTGAAACCTGCATATTGTTCCACTCAGAAACGAATGTCATACCGCTTATTAAGATTTTTTTTGTACTAGCAAATTTTCCAAATGCTCCGGGCATGGCTGCGTAGGCGAACTGGTAGGAGTTTAAATAACCCGACGATGTATCCGAAAAGTTGGGATAAGATCCCGGAGCACTGGCGGGCAGAGCTGTCCATTGATGAGTCGAGTTGATGAGTCTACAAACGCGACTATCATTTTCGCCGAGGCGACAGCCGAAATAGATGTCCCCATTATCTGAGTCAGAGGTAAAAATAGGAGTGCTTAGATTTCCCGCCATTGTGATGCCTTGGGACCTGGCATCGCCTCCTACCTGCATATAACCAGTATAAGAACCGTTACCAGCAAGGTGGCGTGATTGTTGAGAAAGATTGTTAGGAATAATTTCAGTGAACTTATGATTGGCATCGTCGTAAGCAATGACTTTGGCTCCGGGGCCATGATCAATGGACGTAATATTATTGAACTTGATATTATCGAGTTTTGCATTGTCGGGACTGTTTTTATGTGAACCATAGAGACTGTAAATTCGATTGTTCTTAATGACTCGAAATATGCCTTCTTCCATTAGATAAATGCTTGAGAAGCGATTCACAAAAACGGTATCTAAAAGGACGGCAGACGTTGAGGCTACAGAATTGTCGGGACTGGTCCCATGCACATCATTTCCTGCGACAGCGGACCATGTGTTGGAGGCTTTATTAAGTTTTAAAAGCCGATTGTGAGTGAAGCGATTATAAAAGTAAGTTTCGTTATCCATAGAGTTGGCAATGTTATAAACAAGCGAAATATTTCCATAAGGAGAGGGGAGAGCGCTCTGAGCGACACCTGTAGGAGAAAATTTAGCAGGGTATCCATGAGTATTACCCACGACAGGTCTTCCCAGAAGGACAATCATGCTGGTGGCATTCCCAGTGATGGGATCAAATTGCACAGACCAATTATGAAAGGGCATGGAGGCTGTATTTGCACTATAGGTATCAGGCCAAGTTAGTCCTCCGCTAAGGCGAATGGTTTCAATGCGTGGCTTTGGCAAGCTTCCACGATAGACTTTAATACTGGTGGAGTCTGTAGCATCGCCACGGAAGTAAAGATCGCCATTAGGTATGAAAACTAAAGAGTTATATGTATAAGGGCTACTTATTTGAATGTTCATTTTAAAATTGCGTGGATCTAATACAATATCCGCCGTGGACTCGCCGAGCTGTCCCTCATTGTTGGCACCGATAACAGAAGTAATTGTCCATGGAGAAGTGTGCGTATCAATCTTGCGAATACGATTGATATCCTGAATCCAAATATTATCTAAAAAGTCGACGGTGAATTTGATAATACTTCCCGCGCGAGCCTCTTCAACGGGGCCACCGTCACCAGAGGGTGTCGAATTATCCGATGCTTTGAGGATGACTTGGGTACTGAAGGTGAGGGGGTCAATTCTAACCAATCCTCGAGTGTCATTGATAAGAATCATTCCGTTCGTCAAGGTAACGACTTGTCCCACGCCTGCAGAGTTCGAATTGTACGAGGGGCTAAGGCGAGTCAGTCGAGGATCAGAGCCATCTCCAGAATCCAAGTTACCAGCCAACAAACGAAAATCGCCTGCATTAAAAAGAGCTGAGCGTAAGGAGCTTGCCTGTCCGTATTCATCGACAACACGGATTTGTAGAGCAAAACTTTTCGCAAGCGGCACGGTGCTTGACCAAACGGCACATCCCGTAAACTCACTGGTTAATACACAGTCGCCATTTGCATCGTTAATGAGGTCTTCTTGTACGACTTCGAATTTTCCATCTTCAACAGAAAGTAAAAGTTGAACCTTGGAAATACCTTTATTATCTGAAGCATTCCAAAATAGATGAATATCTGTCCCGAGATTGGCGGTGAGATCCACCCAAGATGGAGGAAGTTGAGGGTCCGGCTTATTAGCCGCGATGAAGCGATCTACATTTGGGGGAGCGTCGATAAAGTATTGAAGTGTGACTAAGTCTTTTCCGATAGCGATAGGTATCATGTGATCTGAAATATTTAGACCACGATCGCGAACCCATAGATACATTTGATGAGTATCAGGAATTATGAGGTCGAACTTAACTATATCGGTTTGTATTTCTCTATCCGGGGTTATGCCAAAGGTTTCCAAAGCAACCCAGCAGTTATCTGAGTTTGTAGGCTTAGATGCACTATTGGATTTTAAACAGTAATGAGTAATATCGGTCTGTGTATCTTGCGCATGAAACTCAATGTTGATTACCTTGGAATAGCTTGGAAGCGGATTTGTTGAGCCATTAATTTTATAACTTTCGAAAATCACCTCTGGTGGAGTTACATCCTTAAGTACTTCAAACTCAATTGATTCCACTGTGCTCGTCTGTCCAGAGTTATCGGTTAAAGTGATTCGAAGTTTTTGTTGCGCACCGATGTGAGTCGGGGTCCAACTGTAAAAAATTTTTTCAGCGGCTAGGGGACTTATCTTATTGAGAGCTTGAGAACCGGCATTTACCCAAGCACTTCCGTTAAAAAGCTCAACATAAAAAAGAGTCGATGGTGAAATATCAGCCTCTGTAACTCTAAAAGTTAATAAGTAAGGAATAGATTCTGGTAAATATTGGGGGACTGAAGAAATTGTAATGGTGGGAGGTTTCGTGTCATAAAGAACGAATGTTTCAATACTTGCATAATTACCGACTTCATCTACAAAGAATGCGTAAATAGCTCTTGAGCCATTTTCACCGCCAGACAAGTCATAGATATAATCTCGATCTGTTGAACAATCTTGCCATTCGGGATCAGAAATTGGAGGCATGAAGCCAGACTCGGAGACAAAAACGTTTGTGGCGTCATCACAAGTAGAAATATTGAATTTTGCAAAGTCTTCCTTATTTAATCTACTTTGCAGTGTCCATAGAGGTTTTATCAGGACAGTATCTTTGATAACTGAAAAATTAATTTCGGTAGAGTTTGTAGCTGCATCGGTAGATACAACTTTTAAATTCTTAGCTCCGTCATTTCCCGCCAGTGTCGCAGATAGTTCATAAATAGAATCTTTGCAAATCGTTGATTGGGGAGAGTTGACAATTGCGCCTTGTAGTTGGACGGACGTTCCAGATTCACAAGTGCCTTTGACGGTGGCTTGGGAGGGTTGTTTCTGGCCTTCCGAGGGACTTGTAATTGTTAATGCGGGTGCGACCTGATCGAGAATGATATCGTTTGATTTACTAAGCTGACTCATGCTTTGAAAGTTTCCGTATTGATCTCCAGCAATAAGACATAAACTATAGATGCCGTCCCCAAGATCTAGCTCTAAAGTATAGTTAGTGGAAGTTTGAGGAGAAAGAGCTGTCAGTTCGTCGAAGTGCGCATCGCAATTAGAATTAAAAATACGCAGAACTTTGTATTGAGTCGCGTCACTTGGAAATACAAATGTGGCAGTCTTTTCGATATTGCTATTCGTAATATACGGTGTTGGTAAAGAAATTTGAATCTTGTTAGCTGGAGCGAGCGTGTCTTTAAGGATATTGATACGCTGTTCGCTTGTATTTCCTGCAAGATCTTTTTGTACGATGAGAATCTCTACGTTGCCCTCGGGGAAGAGCTCGAAATCAAAGAAGCCCGTGTATTGGCTACCTATACAAGGGAAGAATCCAATGAATACACCATTTACATAGACTTCAACGGGAAGATCGCCTTGTGAACAGGTGCCCGAAACTGAAAAGGGATTGGGGCTATTTGAGGTTATTACCGATTCAACGGGATTTACAGATCCCAGGCTTGGGGGAGTGAGATCAATGATATGAATGGACTCAGTTTGTGATGTGATTCCGTGAATGGTCGTAGAAGTTGAAATGATGCTATAGGCACCTTCTTCCCAGCTTAGGGTATCTTTTTCAAATTGATATTCTCCATCAATACATTCGACCTGAACTGTATCTATTGAAAGGCGATCTGAAGAAAATATCTGTGCAGTGAGTTTGCCACTATTTTGAAAACATAAACCGCGGAATGAATAGTTGGCAGATATTGACGATTGGCCGATATAAAGTTTTTCATACTTTTCGTTTAGAGAATTTACAAGGTAAGGAGACGGATGAGAAAAGGGAGCCTTGCTATCGATTCTAATACAACCGACTATGCTTAGAGCAAAAAAGATGGAAATTCCAAAACGTAATATATCCATTCAATAAGCCTACCTATACTTGTTTATCGAGTGCTAATCATAAAAACTTTATAAAAAATGAGCCTCCTAATAAATGAGACGGAAATATTTTAAAAAAATAACAAACAGAAACCTATTCTAGTTTATATTCGCCAATTCCCTGACACCCGTTGTAGATAATCGGAAAAATAATGCGAGCTGGAAGCTGAGGGCCGGTATTTTTAAAGATCATCGCATTGCCTGAACAGCGGAAGCCCTCTGGTAAGTTTAGCTTTGTCGAAACAGCAGGCCCGGTCATTGGAGTCCTTCTGATTTCTCCCGTAAGGTCACAGCTATAGACAAAACCTGCGTGAATATAGAAACTTCGAGCTGCATGATCTAAAGCTCTGACTTCCGTAATGGTGCCGCCCACTTTGGTTTTATGAATCAATGTCAGTGGTTGCAGAGCCATCGACAGAAAGGCTGAAGTGCTCGTGATATACCACTCGTCCGTCGCAGCAACGTACTGAGGTCTTGGCATGCTCCGAAGTCCGCCGCGAAGATGGGATGTTGCTGCGTTGGCACCATTGGTATAGTTGCCTCCGAGGAACTTACTTGCCTGACCAATGAGATGCTTCACAGCCCCTCCTGCTGGCAGGCCGCTGACCTCTTTGATAGATTCGACGTGATAGCCATCATCGGCGGTGTAAGTGAAATTCATAGCGCCGACGAGAAGCTTCTTGGTGCCTCCTGAAGTCTTGGCAAATCCACCTACTAGGCCCGTATAGGCAAAGATATAATCAACAAGATTTCCATCTCTGGGAACATCGAAGTAGGTCGCAATATCCTTGCCAGTGCCAATGGGATGCCCGGAACTATTCATCGCACTCCACACTCTTGTTGTGTTATTGAGATAGCAGAGCTGGCTGACATTGCTGTTCGTATGACATCCAAAATAGATATCTCCTGTATCAGCGTCTGAAGCAAAAGGAGGAGTGGTGTAGTATGCCGACATAGTGAGACCTTGAGTGAGGCTGCTATCCCCTGGGGTCATCGGAAGAGTGTAGATACCGTTCCCAGCAAGGTGTCGAGAAGG carries:
- a CDS encoding hypothetical protein (COG0166 Glucose-6-phosphate isomerase); the protein is MLKITQAHHQLQPAIVDKSQEALKIFLQRKDIGFPYLVERINLWQQSHKLGKQLAEKYKKMVIVGSGGSSLGTRVIGEVFHAKNLFFLDNVDALEFETLIEELGDLKEVVWAFVSKSGTTIETLCAHEFLNQIYQDEMLELSDYSIVISENKDNTLTKWAKAHDVPTAEIPVDVGGRFSVLSPVGMVPAAFLGLDLEKFRLGAAEALHETALVTQMIAQSMQSFERNEWITLLWTYNSRMRTFGGWFQQLWAESLGKSKDRTAKVAPRASTPVTAIGACDQHSILQQVMEGAKDKFVIFQRIEESETGSLRLRHTHFTETSSLAERTMGELLKAEAVSTQEALSQNGISTMTLLTKVLDEKSLGFLFMFWQLVVAGLGESLNIDAFDQPGVELGKRLAKEKLKKA
- a CDS encoding GGDEF domain-containing protein (COG2199 FOG: GGDEF domain); this encodes MVTSDDNSNDILEKTSIVASDTFKGRLKEADEAPPAIVVLIGPPGYVGKQYPITASDIVIGRSVESQVYIDDKSLSRSHAKFAVIGSEVSVIDLGSTNKTVVNGQVIPPLASCLLKNNDQIKTGNVIFKFLERGSVELMMNAAMYERASKDALTGAHSKGALIEKGPEAMKRAEVLNEPLSLVTFDIDHFKKINDTHGHPAGDYVLKELCHVVITKLIRSNDFFSRYGGEEFVLLLSGSPLKIAGDVGERIRQTIESHEFVFDGKKIPVTISVGVAGKLAQETEWTQIYERADRALYQSKQGGRNRVTVVS
- a CDS encoding putative hemagglutinin/hemolysin-related protein; translated protein: MDILRFGISIFFALSIVGCIRIDSKAPFSHPSPYLVNSLNEKYEKLYIGQSSISANYSFRGLCFQNSGKLTAQIFSSDRLSIDTVQVECIDGEYQFEKDTLSWEEGAYSIISTSTTIHGITSQTESIHIIDLTPPSLGSVNPVESVITSNSPNPFSVSGTCSQGDLPVEVYVNGVFIGFFPCIGSQYTGFFDFELFPEGNVEILIVQKDLAGNTSEQRINILKDTLAPANKIQISLPTPYITNSNIEKTATFVFPSDATQYKVLRIFNSNCDAHFDELTALSPQTSTNYTLELDLGDGIYSLCLIAGDQYGNFQSMSQLSKSNDIILDQVAPALTITSPSEGQKQPSQATVKGTCESGTSVQLQGAIVNSPQSTICKDSIYELSATLAGNDGAKNLKVVSTDAATNSTEINFSVIKDTVLIKPLWTLQSRLNKEDFAKFNISTCDDATNVFVSESGFMPPISDPEWQDCSTDRDYIYDLSGGENGSRAIYAFFVDEVGNYASIETFVLYDTKPPTITISSVPQYLPESIPYLLTFRVTEADISPSTLFYVELFNGSAWVNAGSQALNKISPLAAEKIFYSWTPTHIGAQQKLRITLTDNSGQTSTVESIEFEVLKDVTPPEVIFESYKINGSTNPLPSYSKVINIEFHAQDTQTDITHYCLKSNSASKPTNSDNCWVALETFGITPDREIQTDIVKFDLIIPDTHQMYLWVRDRGLNISDHMIPIAIGKDLVTLQYFIDAPPNVDRFIAANKPDPQLPPSWVDLTANLGTDIHLFWNASDNKGISKVQLLLSVEDGKFEVVQEDLINDANGDCVLTSEFTGCAVWSSTVPLAKSFALQIRVVDEYGQASSLRSALFNAGDFRLLAGNLDSGDGSDPRLTRLSPSYNSNSAGVGQVVTLTNGMILINDTRGLVRIDPLTFSTQVILKASDNSTPSGDGGPVEEARAGSIIKFTVDFLDNIWIQDINRIRKIDTHTSPWTITSVIGANNEGQLGESTADIVLDPRNFKMNIQISSPYTYNSLVFIPNGDLYFRGDATDSTSIKVYRGSLPKPRIETIRLSGGLTWPDTYSANTASMPFHNWSVQFDPITGNATSMIVLLGRPVVGNTHGYPAKFSPTGVAQSALPSPYGNISLVYNIANSMDNETYFYNRFTHNRLLKLNKASNTWSAVAGNDVHGTSPDNSVASTSAVLLDTVFVNRFSSIYLMEEGIFRVIKNNRIYSLYGSHKNSPDNAKLDNIKFNNITSIDHGPGAKVIAYDDANHKFTEIIPNNLSQQSRHLAGNGSYTGYMQVGGDARSQGITMAGNLSTPIFTSDSDNGDIYFGCRLGENDSRVCRLINSTHQWTALPASAPGSYPNFSDTSSGYLNSYQFAYAAMPGAFGKFASTKKILISGMTFVSEWNNMQVSTKEMTNFPGASSYVRHTIGNGGPNTNIDFVDGALGINTPLWGYGLGSSPKAQFDSTSDSWIVTGSSSFGKVGNAPTTLYRIKAGGSFQKVAFLDHPSNSFYVYKDYVYSCANTGELMRTYSIGPSVSERLPMPAGFRCNGYAMLFKPADSLLPDRLVFPVIYNGCQGIGEYKLE